A stretch of Myxococcus hansupus DNA encodes these proteins:
- a CDS encoding response regulator: MNPSERLLRQFRDLVTVRLERITRSLMELEAGASAEAGRGVLRELHGLKGEARMMGFDDVNVLVHEMEELVRCTEPLRYALSAASTDALLTTADAVLVFSGTQTAEEPPPSVERLVSWLQECVRSEVDRLPSRDAPVDRPGAEHGTHLSGVDDHSPGQGSSSGTQGVHPAGSGSSSIRDGGVQPARVTPALGTSLVMGSTTRPPSPARDGEVPSSAGASLVAGSGAKVASLSRDGGHIPPSGASLVVGGTASAGSSRVVSSGAQATAPARDGGGPLPGSSRRGGAASETPANPGAAVRGTTSSLVSPSSGAPSAGLVVRGPARASDPRGTPMSRQPEPRPDTAVRIGVESLDLLTSAVTNLTQVARRRELANARRLALARELSQLAREAEDLGPAGAALAARLGSAKEMAAALHRESKLLSNAELRDLGMVVEEVQTLRMLPLSVLFEPYPRMVRDLSRELGKEVELVVDGEDTRADRAVVEALREPLMHLVRNALDHGLETRVDRVSADKKPRGCLTLRAAREGSRINLRVEDDGMGMDPAHLRKVAVRRGLLDESAANALSDAAARELVFLPGFTSRDVVTDLSGRGVGLDAVRTSIQGLGGDVGVESAPGWGTIFELRVPVSLTVAPLLFIQVGSETLALSATHVSRALKVDFADQCEVAGRPSLLVEGRVLPLASLASLMGLEPERPAREGELALVVKSQSGAAALVVDRVLEERVQAILPLKGILGRFGHLTGATSLADGRLAMVLSAAYLTASAHQGHALPRPAPSAAPGPEARRRRILVVDDSPLTRELIANLLEAVGYDTVIAADGAEALEVLDSHAVDLVVTDLEMPGVDGLELARRLKGHPVRSRLPVVILTTRGGEEDRRRGFAAGVDGYITKGDLVRQDLVDVVRRLLG, from the coding sequence GTGAACCCGAGCGAGCGCCTGCTCAGGCAGTTCCGGGACCTGGTGACGGTGCGCCTGGAGCGCATCACCCGGTCCCTGATGGAGCTGGAGGCCGGTGCCAGCGCGGAGGCCGGACGCGGCGTGCTGCGGGAGCTGCACGGCCTCAAGGGCGAGGCCCGGATGATGGGCTTCGACGACGTGAATGTGCTCGTCCACGAGATGGAGGAGCTGGTTCGCTGCACGGAGCCGCTGCGTTACGCGTTGTCGGCCGCGTCCACGGATGCGCTGCTGACCACGGCGGACGCGGTGCTCGTGTTCTCCGGGACGCAGACCGCGGAGGAGCCTCCTCCCTCCGTGGAGCGGCTCGTCTCGTGGTTGCAGGAGTGCGTGCGTTCCGAGGTGGACCGACTGCCATCCCGCGATGCGCCCGTGGATCGCCCCGGGGCGGAGCACGGCACGCACCTGAGTGGGGTGGATGACCACTCGCCGGGGCAGGGAAGTTCGTCTGGGACGCAGGGTGTCCACCCTGCGGGTTCCGGTTCGTCTTCTATCAGGGACGGTGGTGTGCAGCCCGCGAGGGTCACCCCTGCGTTGGGCACCTCCCTCGTCATGGGGAGTACGACGCGGCCCCCGTCACCTGCTCGAGATGGCGAGGTCCCTTCGTCGGCAGGGGCCTCCCTCGTCGCCGGGAGCGGAGCGAAGGTCGCGTCTCTGTCCCGCGACGGCGGGCACATCCCTCCATCAGGGGCTTCCCTGGTCGTTGGCGGCACTGCGTCCGCCGGCTCCTCGCGTGTGGTGAGTAGCGGGGCTCAAGCCACGGCACCTGCCCGCGATGGCGGTGGCCCACTCCCTGGTTCCTCGCGAAGAGGCGGAGCCGCCAGCGAGACACCGGCCAACCCCGGCGCGGCAGTCCGGGGCACGACATCGAGCCTCGTGTCTCCCTCCTCTGGTGCGCCCTCGGCGGGGCTGGTCGTTCGCGGCCCGGCTCGGGCTTCTGATCCGCGCGGCACGCCCATGTCCCGGCAGCCCGAGCCTCGCCCGGACACCGCGGTGCGCATCGGCGTAGAGAGCCTGGACCTGCTCACCAGCGCCGTCACCAACCTCACGCAGGTGGCCCGTCGCCGGGAGCTGGCCAACGCCCGCCGGCTGGCACTGGCCCGCGAGTTGAGCCAGCTCGCGCGCGAAGCCGAGGACCTGGGCCCCGCGGGCGCCGCGCTCGCGGCCCGGCTAGGCTCCGCCAAGGAGATGGCCGCCGCGCTCCACCGTGAGTCGAAGCTCCTCTCCAACGCGGAGCTGCGCGACCTGGGCATGGTGGTGGAGGAGGTGCAGACGCTGCGCATGCTGCCCCTCTCCGTCCTCTTCGAGCCCTATCCCCGCATGGTGCGAGACCTCTCCCGCGAGCTGGGCAAGGAGGTGGAGCTCGTCGTCGACGGCGAGGACACCCGCGCCGACCGGGCGGTGGTGGAGGCCCTGCGCGAGCCGCTGATGCACCTGGTCCGCAACGCGCTGGACCACGGCCTGGAGACCCGCGTGGATCGGGTGTCCGCGGACAAGAAGCCTCGCGGCTGCCTCACGCTGCGCGCCGCCCGAGAGGGCAGCCGCATCAACCTCCGCGTCGAGGACGACGGCATGGGCATGGACCCGGCCCACCTCCGCAAGGTGGCCGTGCGCCGCGGGCTGCTCGACGAGAGCGCCGCCAATGCCTTGTCAGACGCGGCGGCCCGAGAGCTCGTCTTCCTCCCCGGGTTCACCTCGCGCGACGTCGTCACGGACCTGTCGGGCCGGGGCGTCGGGCTGGACGCCGTCCGCACCTCCATCCAGGGCCTGGGAGGCGACGTGGGCGTGGAGTCGGCGCCGGGCTGGGGCACCATCTTCGAGCTCCGCGTTCCCGTCTCGCTCACCGTGGCCCCGCTGCTCTTCATCCAGGTGGGCTCGGAGACGCTGGCCCTGAGCGCCACCCATGTCTCCCGCGCGCTCAAGGTGGACTTCGCCGACCAGTGCGAGGTGGCGGGACGTCCGTCCCTGCTGGTGGAAGGTCGGGTGTTGCCGCTGGCCTCGCTGGCGTCGTTGATGGGGCTGGAGCCGGAGCGTCCCGCTCGGGAGGGGGAGCTGGCCCTGGTGGTGAAGAGCCAGAGCGGCGCGGCGGCGCTCGTCGTGGACCGCGTCCTAGAGGAGCGGGTCCAGGCCATCCTCCCGTTGAAGGGAATCCTGGGGCGCTTCGGCCACCTCACCGGCGCGACGTCCCTGGCGGATGGGCGCCTGGCCATGGTGCTCTCCGCCGCCTACCTCACCGCCAGCGCCCATCAAGGCCATGCCCTGCCGCGTCCGGCGCCGTCGGCAGCTCCCGGGCCCGAGGCCCGGCGTCGGCGCATCCTGGTGGTGGATGATTCACCCCTCACCCGGGAGCTCATCGCCAACCTGCTGGAGGCGGTGGGCTATGACACCGTCATCGCCGCGGATGGCGCGGAGGCACTGGAGGTCTTGGACTCCCACGCCGTGGACCTGGTCGTCACGGACCTGGAGATGCCCGGCGTGGACGGCCTGGAGCTGGCCCGGCGCCTGAAGGGTCACCCCGTCCGTTCGCGCCTGCCCGTGGTCATCCTCACCACGCGTGGCGGGGAGGAGGACCGGCGGCGGGGATTCGCCGCGGGGGTGGACGGCTACATCACCAAGGGCGATCTGGTGCGCCAGGACCTGGTGGACGTGGTCCGGCGACTGCTGGGCTGA
- a CDS encoding DUF6209 family protein — protein sequence MVRRLLPSLLPLVLVASTAAAQTTPVAINFDGDWSETPSVELIPMGGQVVVNYDPSRLPQCRGTTPSGNPTWTITGHVQVNQGPVVSFWVAGHEPNNQPTQRTLHLPATSTGALVLWFDISSPGCKAWDSNHGSNYHFPIAAPTLSFTSNWDELMAGTLRAGEPFIINYDASRLPECRATYNGPAWSIVAQYRFDNGPIQETAVTSAGRSEPTTLTAPAGARHLEMWFLNADRSSCLRYDSNYGANYHFAVE from the coding sequence TTGGTCCGGCGACTTCTCCCCTCTCTCCTGCCACTGGTGCTGGTGGCCTCCACGGCCGCGGCGCAGACCACCCCCGTCGCCATCAACTTCGATGGCGACTGGAGTGAGACGCCGTCGGTGGAGCTGATTCCCATGGGCGGTCAGGTGGTCGTCAACTACGACCCCAGCCGCCTGCCGCAGTGCCGGGGCACCACGCCTTCGGGCAACCCGACCTGGACCATCACCGGCCACGTCCAGGTGAACCAAGGCCCTGTCGTGAGCTTCTGGGTCGCCGGCCACGAGCCGAACAACCAGCCCACCCAGCGCACCCTGCACCTCCCGGCGACGTCGACCGGCGCCCTGGTGCTGTGGTTCGACATCTCGAGCCCGGGCTGCAAGGCGTGGGACTCCAACCACGGGAGCAACTACCACTTCCCCATCGCCGCGCCGACGCTCTCCTTCACCTCGAACTGGGACGAGCTGATGGCGGGCACGCTGCGCGCCGGCGAGCCGTTCATCATCAACTACGACGCGTCCCGCCTGCCCGAGTGCCGCGCGACCTACAACGGCCCGGCCTGGTCGATTGTCGCGCAGTACCGCTTCGACAACGGCCCCATCCAGGAGACGGCCGTCACCAGCGCCGGCAGGTCCGAGCCCACGACCCTCACCGCTCCGGCCGGCGCCCGCCACCTGGAGATGTGGTTCCTCAACGCGGACCGCAGCTCCTGCCTGCGCTACGACAGCAACTACGGCGCCAACTATCACTTCGCCGTGGAGTGA